A DNA window from Desulfonatronum thiosulfatophilum contains the following coding sequences:
- a CDS encoding GNAT family N-acetyltransferase — protein MKTLDDIHRQEERIIARHPYLLDVDFRPVSQSGMTFSEIARFMDASWRDTYQGRERFIDDEPYLRWAFGWKGFDSEQSLLAFKNGRLVGGVLFTPRTVSFANKDIATGIASGLSVLPSEKGNGLGKMHFVKVQKASFAKLPLVFCWLHKSLNAAHSNYKIQTRADQDLTSYGDFAFKARVFDAARAVSNSDLLFHEKAVIRLLARPPRKKRASIEVVDAGNMEECLAFANSHARKHDGRVFAPEEFARYAAFEDGGFQSLGLISRAGGSIRTLVVGYPIVTEFKRRDRLFFLDYFASNGGNDLSSMEGIIRERFDVHTILSLYPAHGIKNLFLPTRNVLALKAVEFRQSLRPCRPMIVDHK, from the coding sequence ATGAAAACTCTTGATGATATACACCGGCAAGAAGAGCGGATCATTGCCAGGCATCCGTATCTTTTGGACGTGGATTTCCGGCCTGTATCGCAATCAGGTATGACCTTTAGCGAGATCGCCCGGTTCATGGACGCTTCCTGGAGGGATACCTACCAGGGACGGGAACGGTTCATCGACGACGAGCCGTATCTGCGCTGGGCGTTCGGCTGGAAGGGTTTTGACTCCGAGCAGTCGCTTCTCGCCTTCAAGAACGGCAGGCTGGTAGGGGGGGTTCTTTTTACACCAAGGACCGTCTCCTTTGCCAACAAGGACATCGCCACTGGCATCGCCTCCGGCTTGAGTGTTCTGCCTTCGGAAAAAGGCAATGGGTTGGGGAAGATGCACTTTGTAAAGGTTCAAAAGGCATCGTTTGCAAAACTTCCGCTAGTGTTTTGCTGGCTTCACAAGTCCTTGAACGCGGCCCACTCCAACTACAAGATTCAAACCAGGGCCGACCAAGATCTGACAAGCTACGGCGACTTTGCATTCAAGGCCCGGGTTTTCGACGCCGCGCGGGCCGTGTCCAACTCGGATCTCCTTTTTCACGAAAAGGCGGTCATTCGGCTCCTGGCAAGGCCGCCGCGAAAAAAAAGGGCGAGCATTGAGGTCGTGGACGCGGGCAACATGGAAGAGTGCCTGGCATTCGCGAACAGCCATGCCCGAAAGCACGACGGCAGGGTCTTTGCCCCGGAGGAATTTGCCCGTTACGCGGCCTTTGAAGACGGCGGGTTCCAGAGCCTGGGGCTGATTTCCAGGGCCGGCGGCAGCATCCGGACCCTGGTTGTCGGGTACCCCATCGTCACGGAGTTCAAGCGCCGGGACAGGCTGTTCTTCCTGGACTACTTCGCCTCCAACGGCGGCAACGACCTGTCCTCCATGGAGGGGATCATCAGGGAACGGTTCGACGTGCACACCATCCTCTCCCTCTATCCCGCTCACGGGATCAAAAACCTCTTCCTGCCCACCCGAAACGTACTGGCTCTGAAGGCCGTCGAATTCCGGCAAAGCCTGCGCCCGTGCCGGCCGATGATCGTGGATCACAAGTGA
- a CDS encoding type II toxin-antitoxin system HicB family antitoxin: MQATLVYWEDGGWMVGKIKEIPGVFSQGETLDELLENISDAYRLMIEDEAAEVRADHREMVVAL, encoded by the coding sequence ATGCAAGCAACCCTTGTGTATTGGGAAGATGGTGGCTGGATGGTCGGCAAAATCAAGGAAATACCTGGCGTTTTCAGCCAGGGTGAAACTCTGGACGAACTGCTGGAGAATATTAGTGACGCATATCGACTCATGATAGAAGATGAGGCCGCCGAGGTGCGGGCAGACCATCGCGAAATGGTTGTCGCGTTGTGA
- a CDS encoding tyrosine-type recombinase/integrase — MSTGKKKIQALNRKGEPETGVYYRLVPKLGDPSKLEKSFIVTFYDQQGKFRESVVGREGKHAMTVAKAKAIRVHLIEGKEKPHVEKVQERKAEQAAEKARLEAEENRPTLARLWAAYQEQKSEIKSNAQDRSRWNKYLAPAFAEKEPAELVTMDLDRLRLKLKKDGHSPQTVKHVLALFRRLVRFGVKRGLCPSPDPSRLHMEMPRVNNQKTEFLTPDQIERLLDALDNCDDWRPVAVVKLALSTGMRRGEILKLQWDHVDVKRGFLLIIDPKGGKPASIPLNETAKAAIQEIPKTESPYLFPARGGRGHIADLNKPLRKIKKLAGLPDDFRTLHGLRHHFASSLACAGAPLHVVQRLLNHASPVMTQRYAHLSDEAMRNVSSMMDAALTPAKLSNVVVLNR, encoded by the coding sequence ATGAGCACGGGCAAAAAGAAAATTCAAGCACTCAACCGGAAGGGGGAACCCGAGACAGGTGTATATTATCGCCTTGTCCCGAAGTTGGGCGACCCTTCAAAACTTGAAAAGTCTTTCATCGTTACTTTTTACGACCAGCAAGGGAAGTTTCGGGAATCGGTTGTTGGTCGTGAAGGCAAGCACGCGATGACCGTAGCCAAGGCGAAGGCGATCAGGGTTCACTTGATCGAAGGCAAGGAAAAGCCACACGTTGAGAAGGTCCAGGAACGGAAAGCGGAACAGGCAGCAGAGAAAGCACGCCTTGAAGCGGAAGAGAACCGGCCTACCCTGGCCCGGTTGTGGGCAGCGTACCAAGAGCAGAAATCCGAGATCAAGAGCAATGCCCAAGACCGTTCACGCTGGAACAAGTATCTTGCCCCCGCCTTTGCCGAAAAAGAACCGGCTGAACTGGTAACGATGGATTTGGACCGGCTAAGGCTGAAATTGAAAAAGGACGGACACAGCCCACAGACCGTGAAGCACGTTCTTGCACTCTTCAGGCGTCTGGTCAGGTTTGGCGTGAAGCGTGGGCTTTGCCCTTCTCCCGATCCTTCCCGGCTTCACATGGAAATGCCGCGAGTGAATAACCAGAAAACCGAGTTTCTGACCCCTGATCAGATTGAGCGGTTGCTTGATGCCCTGGACAATTGCGATGATTGGCGGCCCGTGGCGGTTGTGAAACTGGCATTGTCAACGGGAATGAGAAGGGGCGAAATCCTGAAGTTGCAATGGGATCATGTTGACGTTAAACGTGGCTTTCTTTTAATCATTGACCCCAAGGGCGGCAAACCTGCATCCATACCATTGAACGAAACAGCGAAAGCGGCAATTCAGGAGATCCCCAAGACGGAAAGCCCGTACCTCTTTCCGGCCCGTGGCGGACGCGGCCATATTGCCGACTTAAACAAGCCCCTTCGCAAGATCAAGAAGCTTGCCGGGTTGCCGGATGACTTCCGGACTCTACACGGGTTGAGACATCATTTTGCGTCATCCTTGGCTTGTGCTGGTGCCCCCCTGCATGTTGTACAGCGATTGCTGAACCATGCAAGCCCGGTGATGACGCAACGCTATGCCCATCTATCAGATGAGGCAATGCGTAATGTTTCTTCCATGATGGATGCAGCTTTAACCCCTGCCAAGCTCAGCAACGTTGTTGTACTGAATCGATAA
- a CDS encoding helix-turn-helix transcriptional regulator, translating into MNVEPLAVNESQAAIMLGLSIKTLQAWRFQRKGPPYVKLESKSIRYCVDDLKSWIADQKISMN; encoded by the coding sequence ATGAATGTTGAACCATTGGCAGTGAATGAGAGTCAGGCAGCGATCATGCTTGGATTGTCTATCAAGACACTTCAGGCTTGGAGATTCCAGCGCAAAGGCCCGCCTTACGTCAAGCTTGAGTCAAAATCGATCCGGTATTGCGTCGATGATTTGAAGTCGTGGATAGCTGATCAGAAAATTTCAATGAACTAA
- a CDS encoding helix-turn-helix domain-containing protein, which produces MQALALAKPGAIPGFFIGFMQLVDGFCRCSDYYFVAGGNAMTKKINEMLYSLPDSAQLRTFEAATFLRVRPSSLLEMVRRGDGPKCSRIGGIKNGPLLFKVSDLKHYIEHRRIGGGRA; this is translated from the coding sequence GTGCAAGCGCTTGCACTGGCAAAGCCTGGAGCAATTCCGGGCTTTTTTATTGGTTTTATGCAGTTGGTTGACGGTTTTTGCAGGTGTTCCGATTACTATTTTGTAGCGGGAGGAAATGCGATGACCAAAAAAATTAATGAGATGCTGTACAGCTTGCCGGACTCAGCACAATTGAGGACGTTTGAAGCTGCAACTTTTTTACGTGTTAGACCAAGCTCTCTTCTTGAGATGGTCCGCCGTGGCGATGGTCCTAAGTGCTCAAGAATTGGCGGAATCAAAAATGGTCCACTTTTGTTCAAAGTATCAGACCTGAAACATTACATCGAACATCGCCGCATTGGCGGCGGGAGGGCATAG